A region of the Paenibacillus sp. J23TS9 genome:
TTGTCGGGTATCCGCGTCGAAGACGGCTATTGTGGAAAAGAAGTCACTTTCCGGATAGGTGCCCAACGAAGACAGGACCTGCTGCTTTTCGGGAAAAATAATCGTTCCGAAGGAGAGGATATTCAGCGAACTCACATCATTTTCCAAACTCTTTCTGATTTCAAGCATCTTTAATAAATCAAATTCCTCATCGTATACGTTCGTATTTTGCATCAGTTTATTAACCCAAGGTTCGCTGCTCAGCACTTTACCTAAATTTTTAAGCTCATTTAATTTGTTGTCCACGATATCCGCAATCCGTTTAGCATCCAGAGCATGTTTTTCGTACAGCTGCTGCTTCTCCTCCATGATGTTTCGCTGTACGTTTAAGACGCTGAACACAATGATGGGGATGATTAATATCGCGGTATAAGACAAAAAGATTTTTCGAAACGTACCGCTACCGAAGCTCCTGTTACGCAAAAGCCGTCCCCTCCTTCGGATTCGATCCCATAGTATCATGAAGCAAAAGGAGGAAAATGGCAGATCATCCGGCATCTGAAGCGGAGACTGCCACTTTCCCAATACATATTCCTGCTTGGAATCAAATTACTGGATGCTGTTGTATCTGTCAAACAATTGCTGATCGATTTCAATCAACTGGTCCAGTCCAAGCTTTTTCATTTCAGCGATATACTCATCCCAATGATCAAGTGATTTTTGACCCAGAGCCAGTTTGGTGGCTAGCTCCGTGGAATAGGTGGACAGATTGGTCAGAATTTTGGTCTTTGTCTCCAGCTGCTTATCATCCGGAATTGCCAAATAGTTGCCGTTCATATTGACAAAATACGGCTTGTATTTCAAAATACTTAATTCGTTATCGGCTTTGTATTTTGGTACGCTGGACAGTTCAAACTCAAGATTGGCAAATTGAACTCGAGGAAAAACCGTATCCCCAAACAGCTTGACTCCGGGGGTTTGGCCTATTTTTGCCAATTCTTCGTCTGATTTGTTGTTGATATATACGTTTGCACCATTATCATCCTTTTTGTATGTTTGTCCTTCGATTCCCCAATACAGAAGATCGGCGTATTTATCCGAGTAGATCGTGTCAAAAAACTTAATGGCCGCCTCCACATTCTTGGCGTCTTTGGTAATGGCGTACTTCTGCCATACGAGAAACGGCGGTTCCAGCTGTGCTGCCGGGGTGATGCCATCAACTGCTTTGAGCGGCATGAGCGGCAGGTATTCCCCGCCTCCCTGGATGGTCGGTTCCTGGTATGTTTCAAGATTATAATCGCTCAAGGAGGCAACCTGATTTTCGGTCATTTTTTGTTGTTTTTGTTCGGCTGTTCCCCCAATGAGACTCGTGTCGAGAATCCCTTCTTTCACCAGCTGCTGCAAATACCGGAAGTAATCCTTGATTCCATCCTGATACCAAGGAGACACTACTTTTTTGCTCTCCACATCCACAGCTGTGATGTCTGTGCCCAGCCCGAACCATTGGGCAATGGCGCCATCGAATTTGCTTGGATCATACACGAGCACTTCGTCTTTCTTTCCGTTCCCGTTGGCATCCTGATCCCGCACCGCCTTTAATGTTTGCAGATATTCTTCAGCTGTGGCGGGAACCGAAAGATTCAACTTTTCAAGCCAGTCTTTGCGGATCAGCATGGTTAGAGAAACAGGAGCCGGATCTTTTCCCTGGTATGTTTTTTTATGAAGATCGCTGAACCAGTACATTTTGCCGTCAGGGGATGTTGTTGACTTCTTGGCATAAGGGAATTCTACGTCATACATTTTTTTAATATTGCCGTTGCTGTACTTCTCGATCAGGGGCTTCAGGTCAAGAAGCACCCCCTGCTTCGCCAGATTCAGTACCGTCGTATTATCCAGCGCAGAAATATTCACGATATCGGGAAGGTTGGTCCCGGAAGCCATTCTGGTTTTGATAACGACACTGTATTGCTCGCTCGGTACCAGCTCGTAATCGAGCTGCAGCCCGGCATCACTGAGCAGCTTGTCGACTTCACCCCACACCGGGTACTTCGCTCTGTCATCGAATTTGATATACTTGTTCGAACCTGCGGGGCCAAGCAGCCGAAGCTTGCCGTTCTGCTGCCCGGATGAGGCGGAGTCGCCGATTTCCTTCTTTGTACTCTCGCCGCTGCTGTTGTTACATGCAGTGACAACACCGATCACGAGAACTGCCGCCATAGCGGATACGATTGTTCTTTTCCATCGCTTCATATTTCTAGTTTCCCCCTCGAAATGAGAATATCTTTATTCTTTTAACGAACCGAGAAGCGCTCCCTTGATGAAATACTTTTGAAAGAATGGATAGGTGAAAATAACGGGTAATGTCGTAAAAACGATAATGGCATATTTCAGTTGAATGTTTGACAGCATGTTGGCCACCGCATTCTTGGTATCCTCCAGCGATAACATCTTTAAATCTACCGATTGCTGGACGACGACCCGGTATAAATACATTTGCAGCGGATGAAGTTTCTCGTTCGGCAAATAAACTAGCGCATCGAACCAGCTGTTCCATATGCCGACAATCGAATAGATCGCAATGACGGCAAGAATCGGCTTGGAAATGGGAAGGATGACTTTGAACAGCAGCTGCCAGTGGGATGCGCCGTCGATAAAAGCGGATTCCTTCAGCCCATCCGGAATTGTCGTGAAGAACGTTCTGACGAGGATGATGTTCCAGATGCTGACCATCCCGGGGATAATGACTGCGAACATGGTGTTATACATCCCAAGCTTGTTCACAAGCAGATAGGAGGGGATTAATCCGCCCCCGAAGTACATGGGGATCAGCAGAAAGGCGATCACCCATTTTCGCCCCTTGAGATTGCGCACGGTTAGCGGATAGGCGCCCAATACGGCCGTAAAGCAGTTTAATATCGTACCAGCCACAACATAAATCAATGTATTGGAGTACGCCCACCACATTTTCGAGTCCCTTATGATCAATTCATAGGAATCGAAGAATAAACCTTTCGGATACCAAAAAACGTTCATGGCCGCTACTTCCGAAGGCGAGCTGATCGACATGATCACAACGAAATAAAAAGGATACAGCGTGATTAAGCAGATGACGAGTGCGATCGCATACAGAATAATATCGACCGCCACTGAGCCTTGCTTGATCTTGTTCGGATTTCTCCTGACCGAGGCCATCATATTCCCCCTTACCACAAGGCATAGTCTGAATATTTGCGGCTTAGCGTATTTGCAATATACAGCAGTGTGAAATTGATGAGTGATATAAACAATCCGACTGCCGTTCCCGAACTGAAATTCCCGCCAAGCAGACCGTCGCGGTACAGATAGGTGCCTATGACATCCGCGGTTTCATACACCATCGGGTTATAAATCAATAAAATAAACTCGCTGTTCGCCGAAAGCAGATTGCCGATGGCGAATATAAGCAGGATGAAGATCGTCGGACGTATGGATGGCAGCGTAATATGGAGCATTTGTTTGAAGCGGTTCGCTCCGTCCATTTTGGCTGCTTCATATAAGTGCGGGTCGACGGATGACATCGATGCCAAATACAAAATACTGCTCCAGCCAAATGCTTTCCATATGCTCGTAATGGTATAGATCGCCGGAAAATAACCCGGTTCCGTATTTAACGCCACCGCTGTTCCGCCGAACAGCTTGACGATGGCATTTACGATGCCGTCTGTATTAATAAAAGACAACACCATGCCCGCAACAACGACGTTGGAAATAAAATGAGGCAGATAGCTTGCCGTCTGCACATACTTTTTGAAAATGCCGCTCTTCAATTCATTAAGCAAAAGAGCAAACAAAATCGGCACCCAAAACCCGAACACCAGAAAATAAAAGCTGAGTAAAAATGTATTGCGCATCAATCTGCCAAAATAAGGTCCGTTAAAAAAATCGATGAAGTGCTGGAATCCGACCCAGTTAACGCTTTCATGAAAAGAGATAAAAGGTTTTCCCGGGTAATAATTCTGAAATGCGATGACAATCCCGTACATCGGAATATAACTGAAAATAAAAATATGAAGTAGAACGGGAAGCATTATCAAGTACAGCTGCATATTTTCACGTAAGCGAAAAGATGATCTCTTACGCGGTTGACTGGTTGCTCTCATGATCTTCCCCTTTCACTAAAGCCTTGCGGGAAATGTGGGCCCATTCCGCATGCTTCATGATATAGGGGGCCTTATATTCAAAGCAAGCAACATTTTTTGATCAGCTGCGCAATATTTTCTCACCCTTATCCTGCCGCATAAATAGGGCCTTCCCATGGAATAATTAGGAGAAAACTAGATCGAGCTGGCAGGAAAGGAAG
Encoded here:
- a CDS encoding extracellular solute-binding protein: MKRWKRTIVSAMAAVLVIGVVTACNNSSGESTKKEIGDSASSGQQNGKLRLLGPAGSNKYIKFDDRAKYPVWGEVDKLLSDAGLQLDYELVPSEQYSVVIKTRMASGTNLPDIVNISALDNTTVLNLAKQGVLLDLKPLIEKYSNGNIKKMYDVEFPYAKKSTTSPDGKMYWFSDLHKKTYQGKDPAPVSLTMLIRKDWLEKLNLSVPATAEEYLQTLKAVRDQDANGNGKKDEVLVYDPSKFDGAIAQWFGLGTDITAVDVESKKVVSPWYQDGIKDYFRYLQQLVKEGILDTSLIGGTAEQKQQKMTENQVASLSDYNLETYQEPTIQGGGEYLPLMPLKAVDGITPAAQLEPPFLVWQKYAITKDAKNVEAAIKFFDTIYSDKYADLLYWGIEGQTYKKDDNGANVYINNKSDEELAKIGQTPGVKLFGDTVFPRVQFANLEFELSSVPKYKADNELSILKYKPYFVNMNGNYLAIPDDKQLETKTKILTNLSTYSTELATKLALGQKSLDHWDEYIAEMKKLGLDQLIEIDQQLFDRYNSIQ
- a CDS encoding carbohydrate ABC transporter permease, producing the protein MMASVRRNPNKIKQGSVAVDIILYAIALVICLITLYPFYFVVIMSISSPSEVAAMNVFWYPKGLFFDSYELIIRDSKMWWAYSNTLIYVVAGTILNCFTAVLGAYPLTVRNLKGRKWVIAFLLIPMYFGGGLIPSYLLVNKLGMYNTMFAVIIPGMVSIWNIILVRTFFTTIPDGLKESAFIDGASHWQLLFKVILPISKPILAVIAIYSIVGIWNSWFDALVYLPNEKLHPLQMYLYRVVVQQSVDLKMLSLEDTKNAVANMLSNIQLKYAIIVFTTLPVIFTYPFFQKYFIKGALLGSLKE
- a CDS encoding sugar ABC transporter permease; this translates as MRATSQPRKRSSFRLRENMQLYLIMLPVLLHIFIFSYIPMYGIVIAFQNYYPGKPFISFHESVNWVGFQHFIDFFNGPYFGRLMRNTFLLSFYFLVFGFWVPILFALLLNELKSGIFKKYVQTASYLPHFISNVVVAGMVLSFINTDGIVNAIVKLFGGTAVALNTEPGYFPAIYTITSIWKAFGWSSILYLASMSSVDPHLYEAAKMDGANRFKQMLHITLPSIRPTIFILLIFAIGNLLSANSEFILLIYNPMVYETADVIGTYLYRDGLLGGNFSSGTAVGLFISLINFTLLYIANTLSRKYSDYALW